Proteins from a genomic interval of Schistocerca piceifrons isolate TAMUIC-IGC-003096 chromosome 3, iqSchPice1.1, whole genome shotgun sequence:
- the LOC124787631 gene encoding uncharacterized protein LOC124787631 isoform X2 has protein sequence MTRISTRKSVEIQPNNKLSDTDTKIRVTTGRHDRRKQTLKTILRDEAPVFLAHEEVVVSNNLKKGRKSSKNRLKGEDLSRPPLRGGLTETKTRCIQVTEEVGKALRTGAWQNRKEDIGSLSCRNKQPTNCDSDIMSVDSAVSRKRVNTNIPPHKESTPTMLSKVRENRKASRCCAECKSVVFDRDKLRLRGALGVKICDSCWSKKKPKEVHVATQPVLPRATSPTVKKCLVKLFDVSRYPAGHPFGKGFLSQRSLKRRFNESQVVLNDTANEMIVQPKRARRGGSSTFPVEFVNTSKEQQFKDGKQIFEINSRQLNETGAKERTRAASNSRNVSSVTTDVTTSNKNEKSYRRTSDQSTAENTEQEKLGKKLSVSPLKVNAQRLPERRVSRKNSLSTETITKTRTSRRSSSNNESASEKKTLRKNGLNTEVPSEKRTIQKGSENVESSTEKSERSSMNTEISSERKSRRSSMNAEITSQKKTPQRTKMMVETASEKMVSRSSSVNAEIEGGKKTSRRSSTSTETTPARVSRRNSINTETASEIRILRRNSNETSGTRTKRGSSISNNLSKSALPVRIQSKNENLPGLLRKGQKQVISSGKAKIALSNLETKGDRNTSKIRLSQIRSVALRKMLPEAAVAKSSLTNNKKTQLILEKNKPNTVISRKGSVLPKYSKPGERPHAKTVLTRKTGNDFKNRKNLSHGGSKSVFGKLHSKITTVQHIKKSDVNTLDTSPLSEKTAASRKRKMDLPDKSPGVKKRKIESVPVRRKQTAVEKEFTRAKNLTYKCDMCNNKYSSLAEERLHELSHTGRQPVLVLHKCDSPQGVLSLIREDDFSSLNICSSDSEIQKGVTYEMNMTYDGSNTEMNAEADIGTVQTAERKDKDTDAIQVENLENTDEERKSNVNKSLEMVETGEMHDTDHEKSIPFDNCDTVPVLKKQDIEHSQQRIRSDADICPPAEMDKNKTDPILENSKASKAEIELSKESSSVCSPEIAKKPKSSDEIAVLLEEIFGESSEEDLISVTGIRNLRQTADAVNSGIDKTSKSSMEKPPYGMNTLQHTSVTQNLATVVPSETAEAVTQYLKGETHNPEEILHQLNYGDKIVAENEAKTDTKTSSDTDQADTNIKLPGDVEINNSHKEWDSEGGSPETSSVNNIEGDDFEDDEGNRKQLVDNESEVLDGSQQVQSHDETVCLTSAKESILELSTDITDNKNQNLEDSTHELAVGENNVLEDKTSDDMRMTEDISLGGNKDFPNSVTKDDSVISVKGSITSESSCKQSQIETVNQNVGHHDAYCIDSAGASPQHKYKVDSGDKHSISVLVESVNEEEQKAIDQEKQVMLGTTNSTVTHEIVETCGNNDKCDESELPSEICCDDETVLECNDKDTVLECHKKEQFKSDKIFHPEDITENMVNEEQVDKKPIEIMEGETGSEINGKIIIEQVECVDNSDLLNKQDSDEVSEIAKIESNASEKCNTNTSVETSRQPENETHALGEVTPPTDLVLAANNENEVNSTKDSLADVLQNEICEDEAGATENGLIKDVLLVENKEANEMLNTTSDDIVGVTETCSRSIEVHSPSEADTVECMEIDSGKNSNDTAPKLDELNGHKYICDSSEVKDTELDLLTQPDGVCDASQETDSSYKGNINTTCDVSSKLDNKIVVSDSGHDIEYEEISATLDSGTELKIDNVEQEVESPDSGHNLDALNASHEAENVLQTETLDTEREQQVLNPNNELSIEFASQKIQTFSDGLEMKATNDTNCKDVGVDDSSPCTDHDGTNNSDESHQLTVQESAKEGTPVDVDQRAQSVDSTSLVDMKESEMEPLISNCGVDTTGKSEVVEAGTTAQEIEITDSSCGTQKVVSTCEDKTDDDVNCKIETEDVNSEAEVEKARQELETANADHEVELVSASEVASNEVVVALDASSEGDALVSGDEVGTDIPFVPTSDLSTNSEITAGISDCCPSLVGVENLSFNVRHTVPDVFEEDEQILQEVGNHSILQEPDCADRNVETLTKGQNEIQEAEIADNVKPPLAVGLNGMNEKVIDECRAKMRADSDEMLKDNLNLPDSGDNDIAGLEPISDDELDFM, from the coding sequence ATGACACGAATTTCTACAAGGAAATCAGTTGAAATTCAACCTAACAATAAACTTTCTGACACAGACACAAAAATAAGAGTTACAACTGGAAGGCATGACAGAAGAAAACAAACTTTGAAAACAATTTTGAGAGATGAGGCTCCAGTATTTTTGGCTCATGAAGAGGTAGTGGTTTCAAACAATCTTAAAAAAGGACGAAAATCAAGTAAAAACAGATTAAAAGGTGAGGATTTAAGTAGGCCACCACTCAGAGGTGGGCTTACAGAAACAAAGACCAGATGCATACAAGTTACAGAGGAAGTTGGAAAAGCTCTGAGAACTGGTGCATGGCAGAATCGTAAAGAGGACATTGGTTCGTTATCTTGTAGAAACAAGCAACCTACAAACTGTGATTCAGACATAATGAGTGTTGACAGTGCAGTGTCAAGAAAACGTGTGAACACCAACATACCACCACATAAAGAAAGCACTCCAACAATGTTGAGTAAAGTGAGAGAGAACCGTAAGGCTAGCAGGTGCTGTGCTGAATGTAAATCTGTGGTGTTTGATCGTGATAAACTACGATTGAGAGGTGCTCTTGGTGTAAAAATTTGTGACTCTTGTTGGTCAAAAAAGAAACCTAAAGAGGTACATGTAGCCACACAACCTGTATTACCTAGAGCAACTTCACCAACAGTTAAGAAATGTCTGGTGAAGCTTTTCGATGTGTCGAGATATCCTGCTGGCCATCCTTTCGGCAAAGGTTTTCTGTCACAGAGATCTCTCAAACGCAGATTTAATGAATCTCAGGTTGTTCTAAATGATACAGCTAATGAAATGATTGTGCAGCCAAAGAGAGCACGTAGAGGTGGCAGCTCAACATTTCCAGTAGAATTTGTAAATACATCCAAAGAACAACAATTCAAAGACGgtaaacaaatttttgaaataaatagcAGACAACTGAATGAAACAGGTGCAAAAGAAAGGACTCGGGCTGCTTCTAACTCCAGAAATGTGTCAAGCGTAACTACTGATGTAACCACAAGTAACAAAAATGAGAAGAGTTATAGGAGGACAAGTGACCAATCTACTGCAGAAAACACTGAGCAGGAGAAATTAGGGAAAAAGTTATCAGTTTCACCATTGAAAGTGAATGCTCAAAGATTACCAGAAAGAAGAGTTTCTAGGAAAAACAGTCTAAGCACTGAAACCATAACAAAAACAAGAACTTCCAGAAGAAGCAGCAGTAATAATGAATCAGCATCAGAAAAGAAAACTTTACGAAAAAATGGCTTGAACACTGAAGTTCCATCTGAGAAGAGAACGATACAGAAAGGCAGTGAGAATGTCGAATCTTCAACAGAGAAGTCTGAGAGAAGTAGCatgaacactgaaatttcatctgaGAGGAAGTCCCGAAGAAGCAGCATGAATGCTGAAATTACTTCACAGAAAAAAACACCACAAAGAACGAAAATGATGGTGGAGACTGCATCAGAAAAGATGGTGTCACGAAGTAGTAGCGTAAATGCTGAAATTGAAGGAGGGAAGAAAACGTCACGGAGAAGTAGCACAAGTACTGAAACTACACCTGCTAGAGTTTCAAGAAGAAATTCTATAAATACTGAAACTGCTTCTGAAATAAGGATCTTAAGAAGAAATAGCAATGAAACATCTGGAACGCGAACAAAAAGAGGAAGTAGCATTTCAAATAACTTGAGTAAATCTGCACTTCCTGTTCGAATCCAGAGTAAAAATGAAAATCTACCTGGTTTGTTAAGAAAGGGCCAAAAACAAGTAATTTCTTCAGGAAAAGCAAAAATTGCATTATCCAATTTAGAAACTAAAGGTGATAGAAACACTTCTAAAATAAGACTTTCACAAATAAGATCTGTGGCATTGAGGAAAATGTTACCAGAAGCTGCTGTTGCTAAAAGTAGTCtaactaataataaaaagacaCAACTCATTCTTGAGAAGAATAAACCGAATACTGTGATCTCTCGTAAAGGTAGTGTGCTACCGAAGTATAGTAAACCAGGGGAAAGGCCTCATGCAAAAACTGTGTTAACAAGAAAAACTGGTAATGATTTCAAAAACAGGAAGAATTTATCCCATGGAGGCAGCAAGTCAGTTTTTGGTAAATTGCATTCAAAGATAACAACTGTACAACATATTAAGAAATCTGATGTTAATACATTGGACACATCTCCATTGTCAGAAAAAACTGCTGCATCTAGGAAGAGAAAAATGGATCTGCCAGACAAGTCACCAGGCGTAAAGAAGCGTAAAATAGAAAGCGTGCCTGTAAGAAGAAAACAAACAGCTGTAGAAAAAGAATTCACAAGAGCTAAAAATCTCACTTACAAATGTGACATGTGCAATAATAAGTACAGTAGTCTTGCAGAGGAAAGGTTGCATGAACTTTCACATACTGGAAGGCAGCCTGTTCTTGTTTTACACAAATGTGATAGTCCTCAGGGTGTGCTTTCATTAATAAGGGAAGATGATTTTTCTTCATTAAATATTTGTAGCAGTGATAGTGAAATACAGAAAGGTGTAACATACGAGATGAACATGACATATGATGGCAGTAATACTGAAATGAATGCAGAAGCTGATATTGGAACAGTGCAAACTGCAGAGAGGAAAGATAAAGATACAGATGCTATACAGGTTGAAAACCTTGAAAATACTGACGAAGAGAGAAAGTCAAATGTAAATAAGTCTCTTGAAATGGTGGAGACTGGTGAAATGCATGATACTGACCACGAGAAAAGTATCCCATTTGATAATTGTGACACTGTTCCTGTGTTAAAGAAACAGGACATTGAACACAGTCAGCAGAGGATACGTAGTGATGCAGATATATGTCCACCTGCTGAGATGGATAAAAATAAAACAGACCCCATTCTTGAGAACTCAAAAGCATCCAAAGCAGAGATTGAATTGTCCAAAGAAAGTTCTTCTGTCTGTTCCCCAGAAATAGCTAAAAAGCCGAAAAGTTCAGATGAAATTGCTGTGCTTCTGGAAGAAATTTTTGGTGAGAGTTCAGAAGAAGATCTGATATCAGTTACGGGAATCAGGAATTTGAGACAAACAGCAGATGCAGTTAATTCAGGTATTGATAAAACAAGTAAGTCATCAATGGAGAAACCTCCTTATGGCATGAATACCCTGCAGCACACTTCGGTTACCCAAAATTTGGCAACAGTAGTTCCTAGTGAAACTGCTGAAGCAGTAACTCAATATTTAAAAGGAGAAACACACAATccagaagaaatactgcatcagCTGAACTATGGAGATAAAATTGTTGCAGAAAATGAAGCAAAGACCGATACAAAAACCTCAAGTGATACTGACCAGGCAGATACTAACATTAAGTTGCCAGGTGATGTGGAAATAAATAATAGCCACAAGGAATGGGACAGTGAAGGAGGTAGCCCTGAAACTTCTAGTGTTAATAATATTGAAGGTGATGATTTTGAAGATGATGAAGGTAATAGAAAACAGCTTGTTGATAATGAATCGGAAGTTCTTGATGGAAGTCAACAAGTACAGTCACATGATGAAACAGTGTGTCTCACCAGTGCTAAGGAGAGTATTTTGGAACTTTCTACTGACATTACAgataataaaaatcaaaatttggaagACAGTACTCATGAACTTGCAGTGGGTGAAAATAATGTCCTCGAAGACAAGACTTCTGATGACATGCGTATGACAGAAGACATTTCACTTGGAGGTAACAAAGATTTTCCAAACAGTGTTACAAAAGATGATTCTGTGATATCTGTAAAAGGCAGTATAACTTCAGAAAGTAGCTGTAAACAGTCACAAATTGAGACAGTAAATCAGAATGTTGGGCACCATGATGCATATTGTATTGATAGTGCAGGAGCCAGTCCACAACACAAGTATAAAGTTGACAGTGGAGATAAACACAGCATTTCAGTTCTTGTGGAAAGTGTAAATGAGGAAGAACAAAAAGCCATTGACCAAGAAAAGCAGGTTATGTTGGGTACAACAAACAGCACAGTTACGCATGAAATTGTGGAAACATGTGGTAATAATGACAAGTGTGATGAGAGTGAACTACCATCAGAGATATGTTGTGATGATGAGACAGTGTTAGAATGTAATGATAAGGATACTGTGTTAGAATGTCATAAAAAGGAACAATTCAAAAGTGACAAAATTTTTCACCCTGAAGATATCACTGAAAACATGGTAAATGAGGAACAAGTTGATAAAAAGCCTATAGAAATAATGGAGGGAGAGACTGGCAGTGAGATAAATGGAAAGATAATTATTGAGCAGGTTGAGTGTGTAGATAATTCAGACCTACTGAATAAACAGGACTCAGATGAAGTTAGTGAAATAGCAAAAATAGAAAGCAATGCCTctgaaaaatgtaacacaaatacgTCTGTTGAAACAAGCAGACAGCCTGAAAATGAAACTCATGCCCTAGGTGAAGTGACACCTCCAACAGATCTTGTACTAGCAGCTAATAATGAAAATGAAGTTAATTCTACAAAAGATTCTTTAGCGGATGTATTACAGAATGAAATTTGTGAAGATGAGGCAGGTGCTACTGAGAATGGCTTAATAAAAGATGTTCTTCTGGTTGAGaataaagaagcaaatgaaatGCTTAACACTACATCAGATGACATAGTTGGTGTTACCGAAACATGCAGTAGAAGCATTGAAGTGCATTCACCATCAGAAGCAGATACAGTAGAGTGCATGGAGATAGATTCTGGAAAAAATAGTAATGATACAGCGCCAAAACTGGATGAACTTAACGGCCACAAATATATTTGTGATAGTTCAGAAGTCAAGGATACAGAACTGGACCTGCTTACTCAACCTGATGGTGTCTGTGATGCCAGTCAAGAGACTGACAGTAGTTATAAGGGAAATATTAATACCACCTGTGATGTTTCTTCTAAATTAGATAACAAAATTGTTGTTTCAGATAGTGGCCATGACATAGAATATGAGGAAATTTCTGCCACATTGGATAGTGGTACTGAGCTAAAGATTGACAATGTTGAGCAAGAGGTAGAAAGTCCAGATTCTGGTCACAATCTGGATGCTCTGAATGCTAGTCATGAAGCAGAAAATGTGCTTCAAACAGAGACTCTGGATACAGAGCGTGAACAGCAAGTTCTGAATCCCAATAACGAGTTAAGTATCGAGTTTGCTTCTCAGAAGATTCAAACCTTTAGTGATGGTCTTGAGATGAAAGCCACTAATGATACTAACTGCAAAGATGTTGGTGTTGATGACAGCAGTCCATGTACTGATCATGATGGTACTAACAATTCAGATGAGAGTCACCAGCTTACTGTCCAAGAATCTGCTAAAGAGGGCACACCAGTGGATGTTGATCAGAGGGCTCAGTCTGTAGATTCTACTAGTTTGGTTGATATGAAGGAGAGTGAAATGGAACCTCTGATTTCCAACTGTGGAGTTGACACAACTGGAAAAAGTGAAGTAGTTGAGGCTGGAACAACAGCTCAAGAGATTGAGATTACAGATTCAAGCTGTGGTACACAGAAAGTAGTTTCAACATGTGAAGACAAAACTGATGATGATGTAAACTGTAAAATTGAGACTGAGGATGTTAACAGTGAGGCTGAGGTAGAGAAAGCTAGGCAAGAGCTAGAGACTGCAAATGCTGATCATGAAGTTGAACTTGTGAGTGCTAGTGAAGTTGCTAGCAATGAAGTAGTGGTTGCTCTTGATGCCAGCAGTGAAGGTGATGCGTTGGTTTCTGGTGATGAGGTTGGAACAGACATTCCGTTTGTTCCTACAAGTGATCTTAGCACAAATAGTGAAATAACTGCTGGCATTTCAGATTGTTGCCCATCATTAGTAGGGGTTGAAAACCTCTCTTTTAACGTCCGGCACACTGTGCCAGATGTTTTTGAGGAAGATGAACAAATACTTCAGGAGGTTGGAAATCATTCTATCTTACAAGAACCAGATTGTGCTGATAGGAATGTAGAAACATTAACAAAAGGACAAAATGAAATCCAGGAGGCAGAGATTGCAGACAATGTGAAACCTCCATTAGCAGTAGGTTTAAATGGAATGAATGAGAAAGTTATTGATGAATGCCGCGCAAAAATGAGAGCTGATAGTGATGAAATGTTAAAGGACAATCTAAATTTACCTGATTCAGGAGATAATGACATTGCTGGCCTGGAACCAATATCTGATGATGAATTAGATTTCATGTAA